Proteins encoded by one window of Thermococcus sp. Bubb.Bath:
- a CDS encoding ATP-binding protein: MFRKLKKYGVVLAFDEVQYLRGPVGSEFAGIITHLYDYSELRIVVTSSEVGLLHDYLGVNDPNAPLYGRYFHEIKLNRFTPEQSGEVLIKGFKQVGISPPEGIIENAVSKLDGIVGWLGILGERRLKEGSRGILWMKS, encoded by the coding sequence CTGTTCAGGAAGCTTAAGAAGTATGGAGTAGTTCTGGCTTTTGATGAAGTCCAGTACCTCAGGGGGCCTGTGGGCTCGGAGTTTGCCGGCATTATAACCCATCTTTATGATTATTCCGAGCTGAGGATAGTCGTGACAAGCTCAGAGGTAGGGTTGCTCCACGATTACCTTGGGGTCAACGATCCAAACGCTCCCCTCTACGGCAGATACTTCCATGAAATCAAGCTCAATAGGTTCACACCTGAACAGAGCGGAGAGGTTCTGATCAAGGGATTTAAGCAGGTCGGGATTTCTCCCCCAGAGGGGATTATTGAGAACGCTGTTTCCAAGCTCGATGGTATAGTAGGCTGGCTGGGTATTTTGGGAGAAAGGCGATTGAAAGAGGGTTCCAGAGGGATCTTGTGGATGAAGTCGTAG
- the gcvH gene encoding glycine cleavage system protein GcvH, whose translation MIEVGEYKVNEGMYYTKDHEWAQVLEDGTVLVGISDYAQKELGDLAYVELPEVGAEFNKGDVLCELESVKAVSEVYAPVSGEVVEVNEALEDSPELLNEDPYENWIAKLKPSNLEEELKELMDAQAYTEYLKSL comes from the coding sequence ATGATCGAAGTCGGCGAATACAAGGTTAATGAGGGCATGTACTACACCAAGGACCACGAGTGGGCCCAGGTCCTTGAGGACGGAACCGTTCTCGTCGGGATAAGCGACTACGCCCAGAAGGAGCTCGGCGATCTGGCTTACGTTGAGCTTCCAGAGGTCGGGGCAGAATTCAACAAGGGAGACGTTCTCTGCGAGCTGGAGAGCGTCAAGGCCGTTAGCGAAGTCTACGCCCCGGTCAGCGGTGAGGTCGTCGAGGTCAACGAGGCCCTCGAGGACAGCCCGGAGCTTCTCAACGAGGACCCCTACGAGAACTGGATAGCCAAGCTCAAGCCGAGCAACCTCGAAGAGGAGCTCAAGGAGCTCATGGACGCCCAGGCCTACACCGAATACCTGAAGAGCCTCTGA
- the rsmA gene encoding 16S rRNA (adenine(1518)-N(6)/adenine(1519)-N(6))-dimethyltransferase RsmA produces MRDHLFYLISKYHLNPRKDLGQNFLVVPDIIERNIERAEVSERDTVLEIGPGLGVLTDPLSRRAGKVYAIEKDRRIIEILQREYDWPNVEIIHGDAIKVPFPDFNKVLSNLPYQISSPVTFKLLKHEFEKAVLIYQLEFAERMVAEPGEKNYSRLSLMVRAKAHTKLVERISRGAFWPKPKVDSAVVILEPKPQGERIELNENLVKALFQHRRSTVAAALKKSPHMIGADKSAIREITEGMPYSSKRVFQLAPEDVLEIENYLERKGIAPNQ; encoded by the coding sequence ATGAGGGATCACCTCTTCTATTTAATTTCCAAGTACCACCTCAACCCGAGGAAAGACCTCGGTCAAAACTTTTTAGTGGTTCCAGACATAATTGAAAGGAACATTGAGCGAGCTGAGGTTTCTGAGAGGGACACAGTTCTTGAGATAGGGCCGGGATTGGGTGTTCTAACAGATCCTCTCAGTAGGAGAGCCGGGAAGGTGTATGCCATTGAGAAGGACAGGAGAATAATCGAGATCCTCCAAAGGGAGTACGACTGGCCCAATGTCGAGATAATCCACGGCGATGCAATCAAAGTGCCTTTTCCCGACTTCAACAAGGTTCTTTCAAACCTGCCTTATCAGATATCCTCCCCCGTAACATTTAAGCTCCTGAAACACGAATTTGAGAAGGCCGTTCTGATATACCAGCTGGAGTTTGCGGAGCGGATGGTGGCCGAACCTGGAGAGAAAAACTACTCCCGACTCTCCCTCATGGTTCGTGCTAAAGCCCATACAAAACTCGTTGAGAGGATAAGTAGGGGAGCTTTCTGGCCCAAGCCAAAAGTTGACTCCGCGGTGGTGATCCTTGAGCCAAAACCTCAGGGAGAGAGGATCGAACTCAATGAAAACCTCGTGAAAGCCCTCTTCCAGCACAGGAGGAGCACCGTGGCAGCGGCACTCAAGAAATCCCCCCACATGATAGGAGCGGACAAATCGGCAATTCGAGAGATAACAGAGGGGATGCCCTACTCATCCAAGCGAGTGTTTCAGCTGGCCCCGGAGGACGTTCTCGAAATCGAAAATTATCTTGAGAGAAAGGGAATAGCCCCAAACCAGTAA
- a CDS encoding DUF655 domain-containing protein — translation MDYYRRHSYRESVQKKRHNKEYEEYAYVLDYLPEGYTDIRTGRRTGKPVGQVIGETAFTLLEVTPKTDLTVYERVFIGKGERDKILMINRKIGYDELTAAAKAELPYVVQEIIKNHEERFVKFFNMAPPITNRLHSLELLPGIGKKLMWDILDERKKEPFKSFEDLKNRVKGLHDPCEMIAKRIVEEIEGKDKYRLFVGSRRLFRE, via the coding sequence ATGGACTACTACAGGCGCCACTCATATAGAGAAAGTGTTCAAAAGAAGAGGCACAATAAGGAGTACGAGGAATACGCCTACGTGCTGGACTACCTTCCAGAGGGATATACCGATATAAGGACGGGAAGGAGAACCGGAAAGCCCGTGGGACAGGTTATAGGTGAAACTGCGTTCACCCTCCTTGAGGTAACACCCAAAACCGACCTGACGGTCTACGAAAGGGTTTTCATCGGCAAGGGTGAGAGGGACAAAATCCTGATGATCAACCGTAAAATCGGCTACGATGAACTTACCGCCGCGGCAAAGGCGGAACTGCCCTACGTTGTGCAGGAAATTATCAAGAATCACGAAGAGCGCTTTGTCAAGTTTTTCAACATGGCACCCCCTATAACCAACAGGCTCCACAGCCTAGAGCTCTTGCCAGGAATAGGCAAAAAACTCATGTGGGATATCCTGGACGAAAGGAAGAAGGAGCCCTTTAAGAGCTTCGAAGACCTCAAGAACAGGGTTAAAGGCCTTCATGATCCCTGTGAGATGATAGCCAAGAGGATCGTCGAGGAGATAGAGGGCAAGGACAAGTACAGGCTCTTCGTAGGCTCAAGGAGGCTCTTCAGGGAATGA
- a CDS encoding RNA polymerase Rpb4 family protein: MIGRKKIEEHYIAIAEAGKLLAKRREEGMEENPEEPMFYEARVSLEHAERFAKLKPEQAEELRAKLMELYDWLTERIAVKLIDLMPEDYTDMRVIFSKEEYMPSPEEAEAIIKLLDEYRPVE; this comes from the coding sequence ATGATCGGGCGGAAGAAGATTGAGGAGCACTACATCGCTATAGCTGAGGCCGGAAAGCTCCTCGCAAAGAGACGGGAGGAGGGCATGGAGGAGAACCCTGAAGAGCCCATGTTTTACGAGGCTAGAGTTAGCCTTGAGCACGCCGAGCGCTTTGCAAAGCTCAAACCTGAGCAGGCCGAGGAGCTCAGGGCCAAGCTCATGGAGCTCTACGACTGGCTCACTGAGAGGATAGCGGTCAAACTCATAGACCTCATGCCGGAGGACTACACGGACATGCGCGTTATATTCTCCAAAGAGGAGTACATGCCCTCTCCTGAGGAGGCTGAGGCCATAATAAAGCTCCTCGATGAGTACAGGCCCGTTGAATGA
- a CDS encoding 50S ribosomal protein L21e: protein MVKKAHSFRRKTRGKLSKSPRRRGLPPLTRFLQEFEVGQKVHIVIEPSYHRGMPDPRFHGRTGTVVGKRGDAYIVQLTDGGKVKTFFVHPVHLRAQKG from the coding sequence ATGGTTAAGAAAGCGCACAGCTTCAGGAGGAAGACGCGCGGAAAGCTAAGCAAGAGCCCTAGGAGGAGGGGACTTCCGCCGCTCACCAGGTTCCTCCAGGAGTTCGAGGTCGGGCAGAAGGTTCACATCGTCATAGAGCCGAGCTACCACCGCGGAATGCCCGACCCGAGGTTCCACGGAAGAACCGGGACCGTCGTCGGAAAGCGCGGAGATGCATACATCGTCCAGCTCACCGACGGCGGCAAGGTCAAGACCTTCTTCGTCCACCCGGTTCACCTCAGGGCCCAGAAGGGATGA
- a CDS encoding tRNA pseudouridine(54/55) synthase Pus10, translating to MITGKGEEALKTVKLCDHCLGRLFAKLGKGTDEERGKAVRFVINMERSIRGEKPIEEPKRCELCGNVFDRIPELVEVMKSEVERIEFETFLIGSRFPEDILRREEELWGKLGIKTGEPLNREFNRELGKAFAEATGKEPSRKPDVLFIVEPYSWKIELQVSPIHVYGRYRKLVRGIPQTPLRGFKESVASIICREFSKAFGGKCVFKGAGREDADVRTLGNGRPFVVEIKRPRKRRVDLEEVARVINESGKVEVLGLRFMTSEEASMLLSTSHKKEYLALVYVEEGVTPEESEMVAESLTGMEIRQRTPRRVERSRADKVRVRRVHEAEARWVDERHFELRLVTDGGLYIKELISGDEGRTSPSVAELLGKKAVCERLDVLNVLDNEV from the coding sequence ATGATAACTGGGAAGGGAGAGGAGGCGCTTAAAACAGTGAAACTTTGCGACCACTGCCTTGGGAGGCTCTTCGCAAAGCTCGGAAAGGGAACCGACGAGGAGAGAGGTAAGGCTGTACGCTTTGTAATTAATATGGAGAGGTCAATTAGGGGAGAGAAACCCATTGAAGAGCCTAAGAGGTGTGAACTGTGCGGTAACGTCTTTGATAGGATTCCTGAGCTTGTTGAGGTAATGAAATCAGAAGTTGAGAGAATCGAGTTCGAAACTTTCCTCATAGGCTCTCGGTTCCCCGAAGACATTCTCAGGAGAGAAGAGGAGCTGTGGGGGAAGCTTGGCATAAAAACAGGCGAACCCCTCAACCGCGAGTTCAACCGGGAGCTTGGGAAAGCGTTCGCCGAGGCCACGGGTAAGGAACCCTCAAGAAAACCCGACGTACTGTTCATAGTCGAGCCGTACTCCTGGAAGATTGAGCTTCAGGTTTCACCCATCCACGTCTACGGACGATATAGAAAACTCGTCAGGGGCATTCCTCAGACCCCTCTGCGGGGATTTAAGGAGAGCGTAGCTTCGATAATCTGTCGCGAGTTCTCCAAGGCGTTTGGAGGGAAATGTGTATTCAAAGGGGCTGGAAGGGAGGACGCCGACGTCAGGACGCTTGGAAACGGAAGGCCATTCGTGGTAGAGATTAAAAGGCCCAGGAAGAGGCGGGTTGACCTCGAGGAGGTTGCGAGGGTGATAAATGAGAGCGGTAAAGTGGAGGTTCTTGGTCTACGGTTTATGACTTCTGAAGAGGCCAGCATGCTGCTTTCCACCTCCCATAAAAAGGAATACCTGGCCCTCGTTTATGTTGAGGAGGGAGTAACCCCCGAAGAGTCGGAGATGGTGGCGGAAAGCCTCACAGGTATGGAAATTCGCCAGAGAACTCCCCGTCGCGTGGAGCGTTCGAGGGCAGATAAAGTCCGCGTCAGGAGGGTTCACGAGGCGGAGGCCAGGTGGGTGGACGAGAGGCACTTCGAGCTCCGACTGGTAACCGATGGCGGGCTCTATATAAAGGAGCTGATATCCGGGGATGAGGGAAGAACCAGCCCATCCGTGGCGGAACTGCTGGGCAAGAAGGCCGTGTGTGAGAGGTTAGATGTTCTGAACGTGCTTGATAATGAAGTCTAA
- a CDS encoding transcriptional regulator, whose product MMTRRERIISLLEEKDYSPSELARALDLRGKGAVKTILEDLRVIQRVVKREGKVLLIKPAECRNCGFVFKPEIKVPSRCPHCKSEWIEEPRFKIESKL is encoded by the coding sequence GTGATGACGAGGAGGGAACGGATAATAAGCCTTTTGGAGGAGAAGGACTACTCGCCGAGCGAGTTGGCTAGGGCACTCGATCTGCGGGGAAAGGGGGCAGTGAAAACCATTCTAGAAGACCTAAGGGTCATACAGCGCGTTGTGAAGAGGGAGGGGAAAGTTCTCCTGATAAAACCCGCCGAGTGCAGGAACTGCGGCTTCGTTTTCAAGCCGGAGATAAAAGTCCCCTCCAGGTGCCCCCACTGCAAATCGGAGTGGATAGAAGAGCCAAGGTTTAAGATAGAAAGCAAACTCTGA
- a CDS encoding PRC-barrel domain-containing protein: protein MVLRLSRIYGKQIYNTKGNYVGYVDEILIDIDTGRGKVIALALPGEKVGIPYERVVSIGDILLVKAKE, encoded by the coding sequence ATGGTCCTGAGGCTCTCAAGGATTTATGGGAAGCAGATTTACAACACGAAGGGCAACTACGTGGGCTACGTGGATGAAATCCTGATCGACATCGACACCGGTCGCGGAAAGGTCATAGCGCTCGCCCTCCCCGGAGAGAAGGTTGGAATCCCCTACGAGCGCGTGGTTTCCATCGGCGACATACTCCTCGTAAAGGCAAAAGAGTGA
- a CDS encoding DUF120 domain-containing protein: MEKIPLLLELAKLGAIGERKAITVRELAEKLGVSPQTALRSIDSLVEEGLLEREVLGRRTYVELTEKAMEYLENLYSELGKALYNGVIVGEVISGLGEGAYYIEQYRERIHEYLGFDPYPGTLNLRVIFPRTIFDALCTVRPTLIPGFVKGGRSFGDVKAYSVRIKGVNGAIVVPSRTVHPPKIAEIIAPTNLRESLGLKDGDRLKLYITEEGEK, encoded by the coding sequence ATGGAGAAAATTCCTTTGCTCCTCGAACTCGCTAAACTGGGTGCGATAGGTGAAAGAAAAGCTATAACCGTGAGAGAACTGGCGGAAAAGCTTGGGGTATCCCCCCAGACTGCCCTCCGTTCGATAGATTCCCTCGTGGAAGAGGGGCTACTTGAGAGGGAAGTGCTGGGAAGGAGAACGTACGTTGAGCTCACTGAAAAAGCCATGGAGTACCTCGAAAACCTGTATTCAGAACTTGGAAAGGCCCTTTACAATGGTGTTATTGTGGGGGAAGTCATCTCCGGTCTCGGCGAGGGGGCGTATTACATAGAACAGTATCGGGAGAGGATACACGAGTACCTTGGCTTCGATCCGTATCCGGGCACCCTCAACCTCCGCGTCATATTTCCCAGGACGATATTCGATGCCCTCTGCACCGTTAGACCCACTCTGATCCCCGGCTTCGTGAAAGGAGGTAGAAGCTTCGGGGACGTTAAAGCATACTCGGTCAGGATAAAAGGAGTTAACGGTGCTATAGTCGTCCCATCCAGAACCGTCCACCCTCCGAAGATAGCTGAGATTATAGCACCGACCAACCTGAGGGAAAGCCTTGGATTGAAGGATGGCGACAGGCTGAAGCTCTATATAACTGAGGAGGGAGAAAAGTGA
- a CDS encoding endonuclease V — MERAPNELLEKIAKVQRKLAERVVESPLEVSKVRTVGAVDVSYKDNIARAAFVLCSFPDCKLLKKRVVKVKASFPYVSTFFFLRETRPVLVVVGRDRPDVLLAEGHGRAHPRGYGLASHLGLVLGIPTIGIAKRPLRDVPEGSWVKVGKAYVSVGHLIDLPLAVEIVNALNRNGYPLPLRIADKLSKGASYGENSFAPRTR; from the coding sequence ATGGAGAGAGCTCCCAATGAACTCCTTGAGAAAATAGCCAAAGTTCAAAGAAAGCTTGCTGAAAGGGTAGTTGAGAGCCCGCTGGAGGTCTCAAAGGTCAGAACGGTTGGGGCCGTTGATGTCTCTTACAAGGATAATATAGCCAGAGCTGCCTTCGTGCTCTGCTCCTTCCCGGACTGCAAACTGCTGAAAAAGAGGGTTGTTAAGGTGAAGGCGAGTTTCCCGTATGTCTCAACTTTCTTCTTCCTCAGGGAAACGCGGCCTGTTCTCGTTGTAGTTGGGAGGGACAGACCTGACGTTCTCCTCGCTGAGGGGCACGGAAGGGCTCACCCGAGGGGATACGGCTTGGCATCTCACCTCGGCCTCGTCCTTGGAATTCCAACGATCGGGATTGCCAAACGGCCGCTTAGGGATGTCCCGGAAGGCTCGTGGGTAAAGGTCGGAAAGGCCTACGTGAGCGTTGGGCACTTGATCGACTTGCCCTTGGCGGTCGAGATAGTTAACGCTTTAAACAGGAACGGCTATCCCCTTCCGCTCAGGATTGCCGACAAACTCTCAAAGGGTGCCAGCTATGGAGAAAATTCCTTTGCTCCTCGAACTCGCTAA
- the gatD gene encoding Glu-tRNA(Gln) amidotransferase subunit GatD, which produces MKDRKIDLFMKKNNLNIGDLVRVTERDGSTYEGRVMPPYELSPGETLTIKLDNGYNIGILIDAIESIEVVEKAKEAPKMEFKEVLPRKEGLPGVTILGTGGTIASRIDYKTGAVHAAFTAEELAKAVPEIFEIANITPKLLFNIMSEDMKPEYWKRIAHETAKALNSGEDGVVIAHGTDTLGYTAAALSFMLRNLTKPVVLVGSQRSSDRPSSDAATNLICSTRMATADAGEVMVVMHGETGDTYCLAHRGTKVRKMHTSRRDTFRSINDIPIAKVWPDGKIEYLRYDYRKRSEGEVEVDDSFEERVAILKIYPGVTSELLEFFVDKGYKGIVIEGTGLGHTPNYMIPAIERAVENGVAVCMTSQCLYGRVNLNVYSTGRRLLKAGVIPCEDMLPETAYVKLGWVLGHTDDPEEVRKMMLANYAGEITPYTRFDTFLR; this is translated from the coding sequence ATGAAGGACAGGAAGATAGACCTTTTCATGAAGAAAAACAACCTCAACATAGGGGATTTGGTTCGTGTAACCGAAAGAGACGGTTCCACGTATGAAGGAAGGGTGATGCCACCCTACGAGCTTTCTCCGGGAGAGACGCTCACGATTAAGCTTGACAACGGCTACAACATCGGCATTTTGATAGACGCTATAGAGAGCATTGAAGTCGTTGAGAAGGCTAAGGAAGCCCCGAAGATGGAGTTCAAGGAAGTCCTGCCGAGAAAGGAAGGGCTTCCGGGGGTTACCATCCTTGGAACCGGCGGAACGATAGCGAGCAGGATAGACTACAAGACCGGTGCTGTCCACGCGGCTTTTACGGCGGAGGAGCTGGCCAAGGCAGTCCCGGAGATATTTGAGATAGCGAACATAACACCCAAGCTCCTGTTCAACATAATGAGCGAGGACATGAAGCCTGAGTACTGGAAGAGAATAGCCCACGAGACTGCTAAAGCCCTCAACTCCGGTGAGGACGGTGTTGTCATCGCCCACGGAACGGATACACTCGGTTACACGGCTGCCGCACTCAGCTTTATGCTCAGGAACCTCACCAAGCCAGTAGTTCTCGTGGGTTCCCAGAGGAGCTCTGACAGGCCGAGCAGCGACGCCGCCACCAACCTTATCTGTTCAACGAGAATGGCAACGGCCGATGCCGGTGAGGTCATGGTGGTCATGCACGGAGAAACGGGCGACACCTACTGTTTGGCCCACCGCGGAACCAAGGTCAGGAAGATGCACACGAGCAGGAGGGACACCTTCAGGAGCATCAACGACATTCCAATAGCAAAGGTCTGGCCCGATGGGAAGATCGAGTACCTCAGGTACGATTACAGAAAGAGGAGTGAGGGCGAAGTCGAGGTTGACGACAGCTTCGAAGAGAGGGTCGCGATACTCAAAATCTATCCTGGTGTAACGAGTGAGCTCCTTGAGTTTTTCGTTGATAAAGGCTACAAGGGAATCGTCATCGAGGGAACCGGTCTCGGCCACACCCCGAATTACATGATTCCGGCCATTGAGAGGGCCGTTGAGAACGGAGTTGCTGTCTGCATGACGAGCCAGTGTCTCTACGGTAGGGTGAACCTCAACGTCTACTCCACCGGAAGGAGGCTCCTCAAGGCAGGCGTTATACCCTGTGAGGACATGCTTCCGGAGACGGCCTACGTCAAGCTCGGCTGGGTTCTCGGACACACTGACGACCCTGAAGAGGTAAGGAAGATGATGCTGGCCAACTACGCCGGCGAGATAACGCCCTACACGAGGTTTGACACGTTCCTGAGGTGA
- the gatE gene encoding Glu-tRNA(Gln) amidotransferase subunit GatE encodes MTDKFNYEELGLKVGLEIHRQLDTKKLFSPVPSEFSEEVDFTFERRLRPTMSELGEIDPAALEEFKKGKKFIYEGNYKLTDLVYMDEEPPRGPEGEALEVALQISYLLNAKPVDEVHFMRKIVIDGSNVSGFQRTAIVAMNGKVDTPWGSVGIPTVCLEEDACRIVERKEKEVIYRLDRLGIPLVEISTTPDIHHPEQAKVVAKYIGDALRATRKVKRGLGTIRQDLNVSIRGGARVEIKGVQELDMIPLIIEREVERQLNLLKIRDELRKRGIKPEGIKEEFYDVTEVFQSTGSKIIARTIKKGGKVLAVKLPKFRGLIGKEVQPGRRLGTEMADRAKKYVKGIFHIDELPNYGITELEVNAVIEKLGLGEEDAFVLVAAEEETAKNALREVVKRAQEAIEGVPEETRRALPDGNTQYMRPLPGKARMYPETDIPSIFLPPEEKQRIKANLPELPQERVERYVKEYRIDRSLAETLVNDERDELFEELIKGGVKPSLAASILVVVLKGLKKEVPIEKVTDEHIREAFELYLEGKIAKEAFEEIFKELALHPEKSAKQVAEEKGLTLLSEEDVERIIAEVIHQNIDVIKAKGMGAMGMIMGRAMAKLRGRADGKLVNQIVRKKIQEIAG; translated from the coding sequence ATGACCGATAAGTTCAACTACGAGGAGCTCGGCCTTAAGGTCGGTCTTGAGATACACAGGCAGCTCGACACCAAGAAGCTGTTCTCACCCGTCCCGAGCGAGTTCAGCGAGGAAGTTGACTTCACCTTTGAAAGGAGATTGAGGCCCACGATGAGCGAGCTGGGAGAAATTGACCCAGCAGCCCTTGAGGAGTTCAAGAAGGGAAAGAAGTTCATCTACGAGGGCAACTACAAGCTTACGGACCTCGTTTACATGGACGAGGAGCCGCCGAGGGGGCCGGAGGGGGAGGCCCTTGAAGTTGCCCTCCAGATAAGCTACCTCCTCAACGCCAAGCCGGTCGATGAGGTTCACTTCATGCGCAAGATCGTCATAGATGGATCAAACGTCTCGGGCTTCCAGAGGACCGCGATAGTGGCCATGAACGGGAAAGTTGATACCCCCTGGGGAAGCGTGGGTATACCCACAGTCTGCCTTGAGGAAGACGCCTGCCGTATCGTCGAGAGGAAGGAGAAGGAGGTAATCTACCGCCTCGACCGCCTTGGAATCCCGCTGGTCGAGATAAGCACCACTCCGGACATACACCATCCGGAGCAGGCGAAGGTCGTTGCCAAGTACATAGGCGACGCTTTGAGGGCCACGAGAAAGGTAAAGCGCGGCCTGGGAACCATCAGGCAGGACCTCAACGTCTCGATCAGGGGTGGAGCGAGGGTCGAGATAAAGGGCGTCCAGGAGCTTGACATGATACCCCTCATCATAGAGCGGGAAGTCGAGAGGCAGCTGAATCTGCTCAAGATACGGGACGAGCTGAGGAAGAGGGGCATTAAGCCGGAGGGCATCAAGGAGGAGTTCTACGACGTGACCGAAGTCTTCCAGAGCACCGGCTCAAAGATAATCGCAAGGACGATAAAGAAGGGCGGCAAGGTTCTCGCGGTAAAGCTCCCCAAGTTCCGCGGTCTCATCGGAAAGGAGGTACAGCCTGGAAGAAGGCTCGGAACGGAGATGGCCGACAGGGCCAAGAAGTACGTTAAGGGCATCTTCCACATTGATGAATTACCGAATTACGGAATTACAGAATTAGAGGTTAACGCTGTTATTGAAAAACTTGGTCTTGGGGAGGAGGACGCCTTTGTCCTCGTCGCGGCAGAGGAAGAGACCGCCAAGAACGCGCTCCGTGAGGTGGTTAAGAGGGCCCAGGAAGCCATTGAAGGCGTTCCGGAGGAGACGAGAAGGGCCCTGCCCGATGGAAACACGCAATATATGCGCCCGCTTCCAGGAAAAGCCAGGATGTACCCTGAAACAGACATACCATCGATATTCCTCCCGCCGGAGGAGAAGCAGAGAATAAAGGCCAACCTACCCGAGCTCCCACAGGAGAGGGTTGAGCGATACGTTAAGGAGTACAGGATAGATAGGAGCCTCGCAGAAACTCTGGTAAACGACGAGCGCGATGAGCTCTTCGAGGAGCTAATAAAGGGTGGAGTTAAACCGTCATTAGCGGCCTCAATACTCGTTGTCGTCCTCAAGGGGCTCAAGAAGGAGGTCCCGATAGAGAAGGTCACCGACGAGCACATCAGGGAGGCCTTTGAGCTCTACCTCGAAGGGAAGATAGCGAAGGAGGCATTTGAGGAGATATTCAAGGAGCTTGCCCTCCATCCGGAGAAGAGCGCAAAGCAGGTGGCAGAGGAAAAGGGACTGACGCTCCTCAGCGAGGAAGATGTTGAGAGGATCATAGCTGAGGTTATCCACCAGAATATTGACGTCATTAAGGCCAAAGGGATGGGTGCAATGGGCATGATAATGGGCAGGGCGATGGCGAAGCTTCGCGGAAGGGCAGACGGAAAGCTCGTCAACCAGATCGTAAGGAAGAAGATTCAGGAGATAGCGGGCTGA